The genome window GTTATCCTGCCCCTGAATTTCCGATCGGAAAAAGCGCCAACGATGACGGTTGCCGCCTGTCCCCGGCGGACTTTGGCCAGGTCTTTTTCGTGGATGTCTACCAGCACCCAGACTGAGGAGAGATCGGCGACGGTGTAGAGGCTTTTGGCTGGGTCAGACAGCTCCCCGACAATGGCATGCTTCTCGGTGATAATGCCTGAAATCGGAGAGCGAACCGGCAAGAGCGGCTTCTTGTGAATGTCGCCCCTCAGATGAGCAATCGAAACCCCATACAAGGCGAGGCGTTCTTCATCCGTATGTAGTTCGGTCTGTGAGGTCTTGTAGTCGGTTTCGGCCTGCAGGATCTCCTTGCGGGCCGCAATTTTCTTATCCACCAGTGCCTTGATCCGATCCATGTTGGACTGTGCCAAGGCTAACTTGGTCTTTGACTGATGGTAACGGTTCAGGGCTTCACCCAGCTCGACACTGTCCAGGGTCACCAATACCTGGCCGGCGGCAACGCTGTCCCCCAGGGAGGACTTGACGCTGACGATCTTGCCGGAGATGCGGGGCGACACATGGGCGATGCGGTCGGCATTGGCTTCCACCTTGCCAGTGGTGCTGATAGTGCCGGCCAGGCGCTGTTTTTTGGCCAAAGCCACGACCACGCCGCTCTGTTTCTGCACTTCTGCGGACATCTTGACGAGTTTTCCCTCGCCATGTTCGTCGTGGCCTTCATGCCCCTTCTCCGCGTCATGGTCCCCTTTTTCGTCCTTATGACCGGTCTCTTTATGTTCTACTTTTTCTCCCCCCCCGGTGGTGGAATGGATCAGCCGGTAGGCGACGCCGCCCCCCAGGGCCAGAACCAGGATGAGTCCGATGATGATTGCTTTCTTATTCACTGCGCACCTCCGTTGATGTCTGTCGCCACTGCTGATTCGAGTTTTACGAATGCCAGCTGCCGGGCATGAAGCGCTGCCAGATAACCATCGCTGACCTCGAAGAATTTTTTCTGTTCCTGAATAACGGAAAGTATCCCGACCTCACCCAGACGGTACGCCTCGTGGGTCAATTGCAGGTTTTCTTCAAGCTGGGGGATAATGCTCGACTTGTAGAGAGAGAGTACTTTCTCGGCATTCTGAAAACTTGCGTAGGCGGTCTCTACGTCCCGTTCCACATTCCTGGTGGCGGCAAAGAAACGGCTTTCGCTGCTGCTCCGTTTTGCCCGGGCCTCCTGAATGCCGGCCTGGTTCTTATCGAACAACGGTATCGGCATCGACAGTTTCAACCCGATCGTGTAGGCAGTATCTTTGCCTTCAACTCCTCCGATTTCCATGCTGGTCGTGTCGCGCCTGAAGGCGAGGCCGGCGGTAAGGTTAGGGATGGCTTCGGACTGCGCCAGGGCGATCTCCGCGTCCCCTTTTGATTTTTCTGCCTCCAGAGCCTTCAGGTCGGGACGTTTTGCGAACGCCAACTGCTTCAGGTCAGCCAGACTCTTGTCAAGAGAGAAGCTGTTGTCCAACGCTCCAGCAATGGCCGGTGTTTCACCAGAAGGCTGCCCCATGAACGAAAAGAGTTTGGCCCGGATTTGCAGAAGCGCCCGCTCAGCTTCGATTCGAGTCCCTTCGCTGCGTATCAGCTCCACTTTTGCCAGATTCATTTCCAGCTCGGGAATATCGCCGGCAGCCAGACGCTCCTTGGTTATTTCAAGAAGCTGCCGGTTGAGCTCAATGGACCGGTCTGTCAATTTGAGCCGTTGCTCGGCAAGCATGACGTCATAGAATACCGTCTTCACTTCCTCAATCAAAGATCGCCCACGTTCAAGCAAATGCCAGCGGTAGGTTTCCAGTTCGCGTTCCGCAACTGTCATGCGTTTATGGCGCTTGCCTGCCAGCACGATTTCCTGTGAAACACCGATTGCCAGGTTGTTCTCGGCACTGCTGCCGGTCAAAGCACCTGTTCCCCCTTCAAGATCGAGAGTAGGATTGGGCATCAGTCCCGCTTTAATTCTGTTCGCATCTCGAATACCCTTCTCAACACGAAATGAATTAAGTTCGCCGTTATTTTGCAATGAATATTCGAGTATCTGCTGCAATTCCAGGTACGGTGTCTCCGCGCGGACAGGTTGAGCCATTACAATGCATATGATCGCCGGCACCAAGAGCAATGCTCTACGTGCACATTCCGTTGTTCCCAAGGGATTAACCTCCACTATTTAGTTGTTTTTAGGCAGAAATAGATTCAATGCGGGACGCAACTCGACATAGGGGAAAAGCAGAGCATTCCCCGATCGAAGACAAACTACTCCTGTCGAGTCTTTTTAGGCCTGGTTTTGCGGGGGAATAAATTTAGATAGGTAGACTTCGGGTAAGAATCTGAATGGGTCAGATGTGTGTAAATCAAGAACACACGGGGAATAAACAAGTTGGAAATTCTGAGTGGTTAGAGATGCATGACATGCACAGTTGATGCACGTATCACATCCATCAAAATCGTTGTGATGTTCAAGAGGGCACGAAGGACACTCGCCAGTGTCATTACATGTTACAGAGATTGGAACATGTTCGACCAGACACTTTTCCATGGCATGTGCATTCTCGCACATTCCGCTGAACCAGTTGGTCAGAAGTATGAATATAATGAGCAAGGACAACTGCTTCAAGCCATTACCGCCCAGCAGGAGATGGGTAAAACCTTATTGAACTATAGTAAATCACGAGTTACAAAGTCAAGAACAGAAAATATCTTGAAATCGTTTCACAAAATCTGGCTTAAAAACTGCCTTGCCCGCTCGTGGGAAGGACTGGTGAAGAAATGCTCCGGTGTCCCCACCTCGACGATGGCACCCTGGTCCATAAAGATGACCTTGTCGGCCACTTCCCTGGCAAACCCCATTTCGTGGGTTACGACCGCCATGGTCATGCCTTCGCGGGCAAGATCCTTCATGACGTCAAGCACCTCGCCGATCATCTCCGGATCAAGGGCCGACGTCGGTTCATCAAACAGCATCATCTTCGGGTTCATGGCAAGGGAGCGGGCAATGGCGACCCGCTGTTGCTGGCCGCCAGAAAGTTTGCTCGGGTATGCCGACGCCTTTTCGGCAATGCCAACCTTTTTCAACAGCTCCATGGCGCGATCTGTAGCCTCGGCCCTGCTCCGTTTCCGAACGACGAGCTGTGCCAGGGTGAGATTTTCCAGAACGGTCTTATGGGGAAACAGGTTGAAAGACTGGAACACCATCCCCACCTCTTCGCGAACCTTGCAGATATCGACTTTCGGATCGGCAATGTCCACGCCATCGACGATGATGCTGCCCGAATCGATAGTCTCCAGGCGGTTGATGGAGCGGAGCAAGGTGCTTTTCCCCGAACCGCTGGGGCCGATGATGACCACCTTTTCGTTGGCAGCTACAGAGAAAGAGACATCATGCAAAGCGCGGAAACTGCCGAAATGCTTGAAGACATTACGGGCCTCAATCATGGGGCGACTATTTTCCCGCATTGAGTCGTTCCTCCATGATGCCGATCAGCTTGGAAAAGAAAAGGGTAATGACCAGATAGATCAGGGCAATCACCGTGTAGGTCTCGAAATAGGTAAAGGATTCCGAAGCGAATTCCCTGCCGCGGCGAAGGAGATCGGACACTGCCAGGATGGATACCAGGGAGGAATCCTTAAGAAGGGCAATGAACTCGTTGCCGATGGGAGGAAGCACCACTTTGATCGACTGGGGCAGAATGACGTGCCGCATGGCCTGCCGACGCGACATCCCGAGGGAGAGCGCAGCCTCCATCTGCCCTTTGGGGATGGACTGGATGCCGGCCCGGAATACCTCGCCCATGTAGGCACCGTAACAGACTGCCATGGCGATGATGGCGCTGAAGAGATCGGGGATTCGGACAAACCGCCCAAGCGCATAATAGATGTAGAAGATCTGCACCAGAAGGGGAATGCCGCGGATCACCTCGACATAGAGCGAGGCAATGCCATTGACCAGTCTGTTTGTGGAAATGCGCCCCAGTCCGGTGAAGAGCCCGAGCACTATGGCAAGAAGGATAGCCCCTACGGTTACCTTGAACGTGACCAGAATGCCATCGGGAACGAACTTGAAAATGGCGAGGTACGGATCGGGCTTATATACCGCCAGCAGGATACAGCAGGAAATCGACCCGACAAACGCGATGCGCCACGCGGTAAACAGGCCGGCGTCGGACTTCGTTGGGATGGCTGCGCCGTCACCAACGTCGATGTGGGATTGTGGCGATTCGCTGGTTGACATGCCTGATTGTTCTCATCCTTCCTGCAAATATATGATTATGGGGTGGATCGCTCCACCCCATGCAGTTGACTAACGGAGCCACTTCTTGCGGAGTTTCTCATCCAGCTTCTTTGCCCTGACTGCCTTGATCCCTTTATTGAAAAGCGCGATCAGCTCCTTGTCACCCTTTTTCACGGTAATGCCATAGCCTTCGTGGGTGAAAGGCTCGCCGACTATCTTGAATTTTGCCTTGTACTCCTGCTTCTGCAGGGCATAGTGTGCTGCAGTCGGCTCATCGCAAACGACCGCCATGATCCTGCCAGCAGCCATATCCTCGAAGGCCAGCCCGATCTCGTCATAGGTCTTGAGTTCAACACCGGCATTCTTCTTGATCTCAAAGGCACCGGTGGTGCCAATCTGGGCTCCGGCCTTCTTCCCTTTCAGATCAGCCAGTTTCCTGGTGGTCTTATCGGTTTTCGGCACAACGATGATCTGGCCGATATTGATATAGGGATCGGAGAAATCGAAGTTTTTCTTCCGCTCATCAGTGATGGTCACGGAAGAGATGATGGCATCGTATTGTCCCGATGCGAGACCGGCAAAGATGCCGTCCCAGGCGGTATTCTTGTAGGTGACAGCCAGGCCCGCCTCTTTGGCGACAGCGTTCATGAAATCGATGTCGAATCCGACAATCTGCTTGTTCGCATTCACCATCTCCATCGGAGGCCAAGTAGCATCGGTCGCGACCACGATTTTGCGAGCCCCGGCAGCCTGTGCAGGAACTGCCGCAAACGAAAGTGCTGCAAGGATCAGAACTGCAGAAAGCATGAATAACGATTTTCGCATTTTTTGTATCCTCCTCGGGGTATGTCTAAATATATCGATTATTCGACGGATTCCGGCCTTTTTATCGCTTATTCACCCGTTTGTCAATACGATTGGTAAAACCATTTAGAATATTTATTGCCATTGGCGTGAAAAAACGGCACTATAGATGCCGTTTCAGTAGAACGTCACCCTGTCCCATGTCGAGAAAGACCGAGATGAAAAAGTACGTTGCACTTACCCTGCTGCTCCTGACCACCTTTTTCTGGGGGGTAACCTTCACCATAGTGAAGGATGCCGTAGCACAGGTGGACGTGTTCATTTTCCTTGCCCACCGCTTTGCTCTGGCATCTCTCCTTTTGCTGCTGTTCTGTTTCCTGACCCGCAGGCAGCTCACCAGGTCGGCCCTGAAAGATGGCATTGTCCTGGGGGTCGTTCTCTTCTCTGCTTTCGGCTTCCAGACCGTTGCCCTACTCTATACCAGCGCCTCCAACACCGGCTTTCTCACCGGGCTCAACGTGGTTCTCGTCCCGCTGACCGGGGCTCTGTTCTTCCGCCAGCGGGTTTCCGCACCTGTCGTTGCCGGGGTCGGACTCGCCGTAACCGGACTGTTCCTGCTCTGTTCCAACGGTACCTGGAATTTCAATAACGGCGACATCCTGGCCGCAATATGCGCCGTCTGCGTAGCCCTGCACCTCCTGCTCACCAGCAGTTTTTCCCGGCGTACAGGGACGGACATCTACTGGCTCACCACGGTGCAGATCTGCACGGTGGCGCTACTCAGTTTTGTCACTGCCGGCATCAGGGGCAAAGAGATACTCGCCTTGTATCCACAGATCGCCTGGGCTATCATTATCTGTGCCATCTTTGCCACAGTTTTTGCCTTCCTGGTCCAGACAGCCATGCAACGGGTGCTGAGCCCGTCCCATACTGCTCTCATCTTCTGCATGGAACCGGTATTCGCAGCTCTCTACGCCTATCTGGCCGCGGGAGAACGCATGGGCCCAATCGGCATGGTTGGAGCCCTGCTCATTTTCGCCGGGATGATAGTTTCGGAACTCGCACCACGGAGGGCTGCTGCCGGGGCCATTCCGCTCCCTTCCGGCGCAGATACCCTGGAAACACATACAACCGCCTGATCGAGAGGTCACGAATTTCGCAGTTGCCCCCTTGGATCTTGCATATTACACGAACCTGTCAGGAGCATCCCATGAAACCATTCACCATTTTTCTCCCTGCTGTCTGTTTCTTTCTGCTGCTTTCCGGGACGGTACCGGCAGCGGAGTCCGCACCGGAATCACCCCAGTCCCTTTACCTGCAGGCCGGCAAACTTGAACGCCAGGGGAATACACAGCAGGCGCAGACAATCTACGAATCCCTCATCGACCGTTACCCTGCCAGCGAATTTGCCGTCAAGGCCAATGATCGACTCCTGCAGCTTCTTGCACCGGTAGCGGCCTCGGATGCCAAGCCCACCCCGCTCACCGCGAAGTCCCTCCCCACCGCCAACGACCCCAAGCGGCGCGGTCGCATGCTGTTTGAGCTGAAACAGCGTGCAGCAAAGATTTTCAGCGATGAAAAACAGAGTAAATTCTATGCTTACTCAACCCTGCACAGCCATCGTTACAACCGCGGAGAATTACGGGACAAGGAAATCGAGTGGGATAAGGCTGCTGAGGAAAAAGTACGCAAAGAGCTCGGTATGGGGAGCGACGAAATCGACCGTGCAATAGAAGAGATCTGTCAACAACTCAAGGTAAGTGGAAAGTGTGATGCTTCACAGTTCCAGGAGGAGCCGACCACTCCCTGACATTCCGCGTCCATAGGATCATTTCGGGAATCCCTGGCAATTGCATTCATCCGAACGAAGATCCCCCTGCTGTGCAAAAGGGGCAACGACCGATACCGTTGCCCCTTTGCTTATCACGTGAGTTGGTATTTCCGATCATAAAACAGGAGCGCCCGTTGGATGCGGGAGACAATCGTAATCTCACCGAACGGTTTGGGGATGAAATCGAAAAATCCCTTGCGAAACGCCAGTGCCTCTTCATTCTCCGATTTTTGCCCTGTTATGAGGAGCACCGGGATGGACTTGGTTTCCTGAAGTTTTTTCAGGGAATCGAGCAAGGCATAGCCATCGATTTTGGGCAGAACCTTGTCGGTAATGATGACATGAGGATTCTTGGAGATAGCCTCCTTGAATGCTTCCATGCCATCCGTTGCAGTAATGATCCGGTATCCGTGCTTCGACAGAATCGAGGTCAACATCTGCAATACAGAGACGTCGTCATCCACTATCAGGATGGTTCGCTCGGCCTGCTCTTCCAGATCCTTGCCATAATAATGCTTGCAAATAGCCGCCAGGATATCTTTTCGCGTTGCGATGAATGGGACAATGCTCAAGTTGCGGTTTGACGCCAGATTCGAGACCATCTTCATATCGGTTGGGTCGGCCATGGCCAGACAGAGTTTGTTCTGTTCGAGCTTCAGGGGAAAAATGACGTACTGGAGCGCATTGTCGGCTGAAATGATCCCCAGCAGATCCGCAGGAAACGAATATTTCACCATATTCGTCGCCACCTTGGTGCCATATTGCTGTGCCAGAGCATAGGCCAGCTCCTCCGGCGTGACGATTTCCATATCCTCAAGGACCATGCCGAATCTCTTATTGAGCCGATGTGCAACAACAAGCACCCGATCTACCGTTTTCGGTGTCAAAATGCCCTTCTCTACCAGAATTTCGCCTATTCGTTTGCGTGGTTCCACACCATCCCCCGGACTGAGGCTTCAAATACGCTTTATTATAGCAGTAACAGTCCAATAGTCACTATTGGTGTAAAAAAACTTTACAGAAGGCTTCTAAGCAATGAGACAACTGATTAGCTACAGAAAAAGGCCACTTTATTGAAGTAAAGTGACCTTTTCGAGATTTTCAAACTGTTCCCAATGGCAGTGCTTTATGAATCGCAGTCTTTCATCACTCTGGAGG of Geobacter sp. contains these proteins:
- a CDS encoding efflux RND transporter periplasmic adaptor subunit; this translates as MNKKAIIIGLILVLALGGGVAYRLIHSTTGGGEKVEHKETGHKDEKGDHDAEKGHEGHDEHGEGKLVKMSAEVQKQSGVVVALAKKQRLAGTISTTGKVEANADRIAHVSPRISGKIVSVKSSLGDSVAAGQVLVTLDSVELGEALNRYHQSKTKLALAQSNMDRIKALVDKKIAARKEILQAETDYKTSQTELHTDEERLALYGVSIAHLRGDIHKKPLLPVRSPISGIITEKHAIVGELSDPAKSLYTVADLSSVWVLVDIHEKDLAKVRRGQAATVIVGAFSDRKFRGRITYLADLVDEATRTVKARVEVANPGRMLKPEMFATVELALAADAPPVLAVPEEALQEMDGRKLIFVAEKETEFEPRPVELGRASGGMVEVVSGLREGERYAVKGAFTLKSELKKGELEGHEH
- a CDS encoding TolC family protein — translated: MGTTECARRALLLVPAIICIVMAQPVRAETPYLELQQILEYSLQNNGELNSFRVEKGIRDANRIKAGLMPNPTLDLEGGTGALTGSSAENNLAIGVSQEIVLAGKRHKRMTVAERELETYRWHLLERGRSLIEEVKTVFYDVMLAEQRLKLTDRSIELNRQLLEITKERLAAGDIPELEMNLAKVELIRSEGTRIEAERALLQIRAKLFSFMGQPSGETPAIAGALDNSFSLDKSLADLKQLAFAKRPDLKALEAEKSKGDAEIALAQSEAIPNLTAGLAFRRDTTSMEIGGVEGKDTAYTIGLKLSMPIPLFDKNQAGIQEARAKRSSSESRFFAATRNVERDVETAYASFQNAEKVLSLYKSSIIPQLEENLQLTHEAYRLGEVGILSVIQEQKKFFEVSDGYLAALHARQLAFVKLESAVATDINGGAQ
- a CDS encoding ATP-binding cassette domain-containing protein, with protein sequence MIEARNVFKHFGSFRALHDVSFSVAANEKVVIIGPSGSGKSTLLRSINRLETIDSGSIIVDGVDIADPKVDICKVREEVGMVFQSFNLFPHKTVLENLTLAQLVVRKRSRAEATDRAMELLKKVGIAEKASAYPSKLSGGQQQRVAIARSLAMNPKMMLFDEPTSALDPEMIGEVLDVMKDLAREGMTMAVVTHEMGFAREVADKVIFMDQGAIVEVGTPEHFFTSPSHERARQFLSQIL
- a CDS encoding ABC transporter permease subunit (The N-terminal region of this protein, as described by TIGR01726, is a three transmembrane segment that identifies a subfamily of ABC transporter permease subunits, which specificities that include histidine, arginine, glutamine, glutamate, L-cystine (sic), the opines (in Agrobacterium) octopine and nopaline, etc.); the protein is MSTSESPQSHIDVGDGAAIPTKSDAGLFTAWRIAFVGSISCCILLAVYKPDPYLAIFKFVPDGILVTFKVTVGAILLAIVLGLFTGLGRISTNRLVNGIASLYVEVIRGIPLLVQIFYIYYALGRFVRIPDLFSAIIAMAVCYGAYMGEVFRAGIQSIPKGQMEAALSLGMSRRQAMRHVILPQSIKVVLPPIGNEFIALLKDSSLVSILAVSDLLRRGREFASESFTYFETYTVIALIYLVITLFFSKLIGIMEERLNAGK
- a CDS encoding transporter substrate-binding domain-containing protein; its protein translation is MQKMRKSLFMLSAVLILAALSFAAVPAQAAGARKIVVATDATWPPMEMVNANKQIVGFDIDFMNAVAKEAGLAVTYKNTAWDGIFAGLASGQYDAIISSVTITDERKKNFDFSDPYINIGQIIVVPKTDKTTRKLADLKGKKAGAQIGTTGAFEIKKNAGVELKTYDEIGLAFEDMAAGRIMAVVCDEPTAAHYALQKQEYKAKFKIVGEPFTHEGYGITVKKGDKELIALFNKGIKAVRAKKLDEKLRKKWLR
- a CDS encoding EamA family transporter: MKKYVALTLLLLTTFFWGVTFTIVKDAVAQVDVFIFLAHRFALASLLLLLFCFLTRRQLTRSALKDGIVLGVVLFSAFGFQTVALLYTSASNTGFLTGLNVVLVPLTGALFFRQRVSAPVVAGVGLAVTGLFLLCSNGTWNFNNGDILAAICAVCVALHLLLTSSFSRRTGTDIYWLTTVQICTVALLSFVTAGIRGKEILALYPQIAWAIIICAIFATVFAFLVQTAMQRVLSPSHTALIFCMEPVFAALYAYLAAGERMGPIGMVGALLIFAGMIVSELAPRRAAAGAIPLPSGADTLETHTTA
- a CDS encoding response regulator, which encodes MEPRKRIGEILVEKGILTPKTVDRVLVVAHRLNKRFGMVLEDMEIVTPEELAYALAQQYGTKVATNMVKYSFPADLLGIISADNALQYVIFPLKLEQNKLCLAMADPTDMKMVSNLASNRNLSIVPFIATRKDILAAICKHYYGKDLEEQAERTILIVDDDVSVLQMLTSILSKHGYRIITATDGMEAFKEAISKNPHVIITDKVLPKIDGYALLDSLKKLQETKSIPVLLITGQKSENEEALAFRKGFFDFIPKPFGEITIVSRIQRALLFYDRKYQLT